A stretch of the Helicoverpa zea isolate HzStark_Cry1AcR chromosome 29, ilHelZeax1.1, whole genome shotgun sequence genome encodes the following:
- the LOC124644125 gene encoding uncharacterized protein LOC124644125, whose amino-acid sequence MLVSDSGVTGANEIFIKVVSPEGQTFTSYFPEETLIEEVKNRAIDFFYPTGETGASRYKIVRVFDTSTLHDFLTLAQEQVMMQEELLLVERRLPEAGTLWDLGAVRAPQHGTIAAATASLPTPTSAIRQPNLQSLLSTNELSYELRKILISLIEAGARLAAAGRNYEMTLAQLTAALEEPQRPQPAVIQVITPEEIAARLNSINVDIQTTIEEAVETDKAEGNELFRRAEHLQRFLEKFREWRNKIAEPPNPEAIGALRDLGFSYEESDKALRYTGCNVPAAASYLIGERGSSIFELVNGLPDGLILQTLLKQPHIQRGLLNTRMLIAFIAMVGQTGSASLWLNSPHGSPLLSQISRTYHSEKYCLAVNQFSEERRENTNVPSTSRQRN is encoded by the coding sequence ATGCTGGTTTCCGACTCCGGGGTGACTGGGGCCAATGAGATCTTCATCAAAGTGGTCAGTCCCGAAGGTCAGACCTTTACATCGTACTTCCCCGAAGAAACCCTGATCGAGGAGGTCAAAAACCGGGCGATTGACTTCTTCTACCCGACCGGCGAGACAGGAGCTAGTAGATACAAGATCGTCCGTGTGTTCGACACTTCTACTCTACATGACTTCCTTACACTGGCTCAAGAACAGGTGATGATGCAAGAAGAACTCCTGCTCGTTGAGAGACGGTTACCTGAGGCTGGGACGCTATGGGACCTCGGCGCAGTCAGGGCTCCTCAACACGGAACCATCGCTGCAGCCACTGCGTCACTACCGACACCCACAAGCGCCATTCGTCAGCCTAACCTCCAATCTTTGCTATCTACAAACGAACTGTCATATGAATTGAGGAAGATTCTCATTTCTCTGATCGAAGCCGGAGCCCGACTTGCAGCTGCAGGCAGGAACTATGAGATGACGTTAGCGCAACTAACCGCAGCCTTAGAAGAACCACAGAGGCCTCAACCAGCTGTTATCCAAGTGATTACTCCTGAAGAAATAGCAGCAAGACTGAATAGCATCAATGTAGACATACAAACAACCATAGAGGAAGCTGTGGAGACTGATAAAGCTGAAGGGAACGAGCTATTCCGTCGAGCAGAACATTTACAAAGGTTTTTGGAGAAATTCCGTGAATGGAGGAACAAGATTGCCGAACCACCTAACCCGGAAGCCATAGGCGCTTTGAGAGACCTTGGGTTTTCTTACGAAGAGTCAGACAAAGCCTTGCGATATACAGGCTGCAATGTTCCAGCTGCCGCCTCGTATCTTATTGGAGAGAGAGGCTCCAGTATATTTGAGCTGGTCAACGGTTTACCAGATGGTCTGATCTTGCAAACATTACTGAAACAACCACACATCCAACGAGGTTTGCTGAATACGCGTATGCTGATTGCTTTCATAGCTATGGTCGGCCAGACAGGGAGTGCATCATTGTGGCTAAACTCCCCCCACGGGAGTCCGTTACTGTCACAAATATCCAGGACTTACCACTCTGAGAAATACTGTCTAGCTGTGAACCAGTTCTCAGAAGAACGGCGCGAAAATACTAATGTGCCGTCTACTTCGCGCCAGAGGAATTAA
- the LOC124643932 gene encoding uncharacterized protein LOC124643932 — protein sequence MTLIDAILKAENDEERKYKSPPPEIDESFQSVKIKRPHKYAHVQAKVDSSPPRYVHSHKIHELETWSRWFDDLFKENVSMLTLIRQAHFLKGRVDSHWHRRPIRPMQHYWNRVDFLKRVHRENLMLYNLIITTPSRLPTTVELNRDWVRNKRKIVMQANNKFVLFSPVPYEEMEDQAFKAAPDVKRPRVYIKLGMQDGAAIGELCIELFTEVCPNTCNLFLDLLDGDTLGHGYVHTCFFRKVPHLYWSGGDVIYNNGYGCYAQRGRVIPIGAENYHYPHSMAGLVSMRVTVDDEMCGMFNITFKPLPQLDLRNVVFGRVIRPSNTYNIIREMGNALSSRPVIEIWASRRKVDGRWVRGAPNTKLPKSPVSWNLK from the exons ATGACTCTAATTGACGCGATTCTGAAGGCTGAGAATgatgaagaaagaaaatacaagtCACCCCCACCGGAAATAGATGAGTCGTTTCAATCTGTTAAGATCAAACGACCTCACAAG TACGCGCACGTCCAAGCGAAGGTGGATTCCTCTCCACCTCGGTATGTGCACAGCCATAAGATTCATGAGTTGGAGACCTGGAGCCGCTGGTTCGATGATCTCTTTAAAGAAAACGTTTCCATGCTCACGCTCATCAGGCAGGCTCATTTCTTGAAG GGTCGAGTAGACAGTCACTGGCACAGAAGGCCTATTCGTCCGATGCAACATTATTGGAACCGAGTGGATTTCCTCAAGAGAGTGCACAGAGAGAACCTCATGCTGTACAATCTTATTATAACCACG CCATCTCGACTGCCAACTACAGTGGAACTGAACAGAGATTGGGTCCGCAACAAGCGCAAAATCGTAATGCAAGCGAACAACAAGTTTGTGCTGTTCTCACCTGTTCCGTACGAGGAGATGGAGGACCAGGCCTTTAAAGCTGCTCCGGATGTGAAGAGACCGAG GGTATACATAAAGTTAGGCATGCAAGACGGCGCGGCGATAGGCGAGCTGTGCATAGAACTCTTCACTGAAGTGTGTCCCAACACCTGCAACCTGTTCCTAGACCTGCTGGACGGAGACACGCTCGGACATGGATACGTTCACACGTGCTTTTTTAG GAAGGTACCTCACCTGTACTGGAGCGGCGGCGACGTGATCTACAACAATGGGTACGGGTGCTACGCGCAGCGCGGGCGCGTCATACCTATCGGAGCTGAGAACTACCACTACCCACATTCTATGGCCG GTTTGGTGTCGATGCGAGTGACCGTAGACGATGAGATGTGTGGCATGTTCAACATCACCTTCAAGCCGTTACCTCAGCTGGATTTGCGCAACGTTGTCTTTGGTAGA GTAATTCGACCCAGCAACACATACAATATTATCAGAGAAATGGGCAATGCGCTGAGTTCCCGCCCCGTGATCGAGATCTGGGCATCCCGGCGGAAAGTCGACGGACGCTGGGTGCGGGGCGCGCCTAACACTAAGCTGCCTAAAAGTCCAGTATCGTGGAACCTtaagtaa